In Nitrospira sp., one DNA window encodes the following:
- a CDS encoding universal stress protein — protein MADRLFTKILVPVDFSPCSEEAFRIALSFAHTYQAEVLLLHVIDTKSLHALNRLGLAPASEAAKQKKQLHHVARLNARQLLAWDEAKGVTVKRLLADGSPFEEIARTARVEGVDLVVMGSYGGALGGVDKIFFGSTAEKVVRTAGCPVLTVPLPIKRGKARAVKNA, from the coding sequence ATGGCGGATCGGCTGTTCACAAAGATTCTGGTGCCCGTGGATTTTTCCCCTTGCTCCGAGGAGGCCTTTCGTATTGCCCTGTCGTTTGCCCACACGTATCAGGCGGAAGTCCTGCTCTTGCACGTCATCGATACGAAGAGCCTACATGCTCTGAATCGGCTCGGACTGGCGCCGGCATCGGAGGCGGCGAAGCAAAAGAAGCAACTGCATCATGTGGCGCGCCTGAATGCGAGGCAATTGCTGGCATGGGATGAAGCCAAAGGCGTGACCGTCAAGCGGTTGCTGGCCGATGGTAGTCCCTTCGAGGAAATCGCCAGGACGGCGAGGGTGGAGGGTGTGGACCTGGTGGTGATGGGAAGCTACGGCGGCGCGTTGGGCGGCGTCGACAAGATTTTTTTCGGGAGCACCGCGGAGAAAGTCGTCCGGACGGCCGGGTGTCCGGTGCTCACGGTGCCCCTGCCGATCAAGCGCGGCAAGGCACGTGCGGTGAAAAACGCATAA
- a CDS encoding cupredoxin domain-containing protein, translating to MGVTWGRAVSNGKQILLAVGFVLALCSQGGAQAEQRIEVSIKNFAFVTKQVPLHLGVPTVITITNEDEERHDFGSTMFEGIPTRVTSGGVVSYGKGISGVFLDAKKEAVIRFNMERPGRHEFRCSIHQNMKGELLLLSVEAV from the coding sequence ATGGGTGTGACGTGGGGACGGGCTGTGTCGAATGGCAAGCAGATCCTGTTGGCGGTTGGGTTTGTGCTCGCGCTCTGTTCGCAGGGCGGCGCGCAGGCGGAGCAACGGATCGAGGTGAGCATTAAGAATTTTGCGTTCGTGACCAAACAGGTGCCGCTGCATCTTGGCGTGCCGACGGTCATCACCATCACCAACGAAGACGAAGAACGCCACGATTTCGGTTCCACCATGTTCGAGGGCATTCCGACGCGGGTCACGTCCGGCGGGGTGGTTTCGTACGGGAAAGGTATCAGCGGGGTGTTTCTCGATGCCAAGAAGGAAGCCGTGATCCGGTTCAACATGGAGCGGCCGGGCCGCCATGAATTTCGGTGCTCCATTCATCAGAACATGAAGGGAGAACTCCTTCTGCTGAGCGTGGAGGCGGTGTAA
- a CDS encoding universal stress protein — MTALIKRILFATDFSTCADRALEYALALANIWKADLSVMTVLELYPGMDPDYTVNKMYLDHLRSEATRQLASVEAKGKAAGCSVTTCIETGIPSQCVQAVAEEIGADLLVVGTHGRTGLDHVLVGSTAERVVRIAPCPVLAVKANKGAAPAVQTPTIKRIVVPIDLSACSLDALEYAVQFSRPLGASITILHAMEPVAYGLDFSLTHAKEWKEQRAYLEKRLAVLTACLTAQGIQTDSALKPGLPADSIASYVTAQGYDLMIMGTHGRRGLSHVLVGSIAGAMLRHAPCPVLTVRRLTVGQDYQRVVPLGEVALPGLS; from the coding sequence ATGACGGCGCTCATCAAGCGAATTCTGTTCGCGACGGATTTTTCCACCTGTGCCGACCGAGCGCTGGAGTACGCCCTTGCCCTGGCCAACATCTGGAAAGCTGATCTGTCCGTCATGACGGTGCTCGAACTGTATCCGGGCATGGATCCGGATTACACGGTCAACAAAATGTATCTGGACCATTTGCGGTCTGAAGCGACTCGGCAACTCGCATCCGTCGAGGCGAAGGGCAAGGCGGCCGGTTGTTCGGTGACGACCTGCATCGAGACCGGCATCCCGAGCCAATGCGTGCAGGCGGTGGCGGAGGAGATCGGCGCCGATCTGCTCGTGGTCGGAACGCATGGGCGAACCGGCCTCGATCATGTATTGGTCGGCAGCACGGCGGAGCGGGTGGTACGTATTGCGCCCTGCCCCGTGCTCGCAGTGAAGGCCAACAAGGGAGCAGCGCCGGCTGTTCAGACTCCGACGATCAAGCGGATTGTGGTCCCGATCGATCTCTCGGCCTGCTCGCTGGACGCGTTGGAATATGCCGTGCAGTTTTCGAGGCCGCTGGGTGCCTCCATCACGATTCTCCACGCCATGGAACCGGTCGCGTACGGGTTGGATTTCAGCCTGACCCACGCGAAGGAGTGGAAAGAGCAGCGGGCGTATCTGGAGAAGCGGTTGGCCGTGCTGACTGCCTGTCTCACTGCCCAGGGCATTCAGACGGACTCCGCCTTGAAGCCGGGGCTGCCGGCCGACTCGATTGCCTCGTATGTCACCGCGCAGGGCTATGATCTCATGATCATGGGCACCCACGGCAGGCGCGGCCTCTCCCACGTGCTCGTCGGAAGCATCGCCGGCGCCATGTTGCGCCATGCGCCCTGTCCGGTGTTAACCGTGCGCCGGCTCACGGTCGGCCAGGACTATCAACGCGTCGTTCCCCTAGGAGAGGTCGCACTGCCCGGCCTCTCGTAA